The following are from one region of the Nicotiana tabacum cultivar K326 chromosome 3, ASM71507v2, whole genome shotgun sequence genome:
- the LOC107817579 gene encoding uncharacterized protein LOC107817579, producing the protein MSEEAATDLSALPEAGKNNENSSNGNVPATVLESVDKSYKEKEREKPVLLVEPALNGDNKVNTGVEIGNSEVEYIESENLNDVEDVDTSLKTLLTGLDSKDWVLVCEALNDVRRLSIFHKEAMVDMLGNVISLIVKSLKNPRSAVCKTAIMASADIFKAYCDSIVDLMDPLLVQLLLKSSQDKRFVCEAAEKALIAMTTWVSPSLLLPKLQPNLKHRNPRIRAKASMCFSRSVPRLGVEGIRAYGIENLIQIAASQLSDQLPESREAARTLLLELQTIYENALNVTPIEVSEEAETISWEHFCQSKLSPLSAQAVLRVTNLTREGIVLGS; encoded by the exons ATGTCTGAGGAAGCTGCTACAGATCTCAGTGCACTACCTGAAGCTGGGAAGAACAATGAAAATTCCAGTAATGGGAATGTTCCAGCGACAGTGCTTGAGAGTGTTGATAAAAGttacaaagaaaaggaaagagaaaagccTGTCTTACTTGTTGAGCCTGCCCTTAATGGAGACAATAAGGTGAATACTGGGGTAGAGATTGGAAATTCAGAAGTAGAATACATAGAATCTGAGAATTTGAATGATGTAGAAGATGTCGACACGAGTCTGAAG ACTCTGTTGACTGGACTAGACTCCAAGGACTGGGTTTTAGTGTGTGAGGCACTCAATGATGTTCGGCGTCTGTCCATATTTCACAAAGAAGCAATGGTTGATATGTT GGGAAATGTGATCTCTCTTATTGTGAAATCTTTGAAAAATCCAAGAAGTGCTGTTTGTAAAACTGCTATTATGGCATCAGCTGACATTTTCAAAGCATACTGTGACAGCATAGTTGACTTGATGGATCCACTG CTTGTACAACTTCTTCTGAAATCTTCACAAGACAAGCGATTTGTATGCGAGGCAGCTGAGAAAGCTCTAATAGCTATGACGACATGGGTTTCTCCATCACTATTGTTGCCGAAGCTGCAACCTAATCTGAAACACAGAAATCCTCGAATTAGAGCAAAAGCTTCAATGTGCTTTTCTCGAAGTGTACCCCGTCTG GGAGTAGAGGGAATCAGAGCATATGGAATTGAAAACTTGATCCAAATAGCTGCATCGCAGCTCAGTGATCAGCTTCCTGAGTCAAGGGAGGCTGCTCGTACACTGTTGTTAGAACTGCAAACTATCTATGAAAATGCACTCAATGTTACCCCAATAGAAGTGAGTGAAGAGGCGGAAACAATTTCCTGGGAGCATTTCTGTCAATCAAAGCTTTCGCCTTTGAGTGCTCAAGCAGTTCTGCGTG
- the LOC107817658 gene encoding homeobox-leucine zipper protein HAT5-like (The RefSeq protein has 1 substitution compared to this genomic sequence), translating into MGSGHIFFEPSCHGNMLFLGNSDPVFRGPRSMMKMEDSSKRRPFFSSPEELYDEEYYDEQSPEKKRRLTPEQVHLLEKSFGTENKLEPERKTQLAKKLGLQPRQVAVWFQNRRARWKTKTLERDYDQLKSSYDSLLSDFDSMRKDNEKLKAEVVSLMEKLQGKVVGEAGVVGEKCEVLEVDAMTLQVKVKAEDRLSSGSGGSAVVDEHSPQLVDSGDSYFHTGHIEEYPIGAGGCNNIPPPMDGLPSEEDDGSDDGGGHGYFSNVFVAAEEQQHEDGEPIGWFWS; encoded by the exons ATGGGATCTGGGCATATATTTTTCGAACCGTCTTGTCACGGCAACATGTTGTTCCTTGGGAATTCAGATCCTGTTTTCCGAG GACCAAgatcgatgatgaagatggaggaCTCCTCAAAGAGGCGACCTTTCTTTAGCTCGCCGGAGGAACTATATGACGAGGAATATTACGACGAGCAGTCGCCGGAGAAGAAGCGCCGTCTCACTCCCGAGCAG GTGCACTTGCTGGAGAAGAGCTTTGAGACGGAGAACAAGCTGGAGCCAGAGCGTAAGACTCAGCTAGCCAAGAAGCTTGGCCTGCAGCCCAGGCAGGTGGCTGTGTGGTTCCAAAACCGCCGTGCCCGGTGGAAGACCAAGACCCTTGAAAGGGATTATGATCAGCTCAAATCCTCTTATGACTCTCTTCTCTCTGATTTTGACTCCATGCGCAAAGATAATGAGAAGCTCAAAGCTGAG GTGGTTTCATTGATGGAGAAGCTGCAGGGGAAAGTGGTTGGTGAAGCAGGGGTAGTAGGTGAAAAATGTGAGGTTTTGGAGGTTGATGCTATGACCCTTCAAGTGAAGGTGAAGGCGGAGGACAGGCTGAGCAGTGGCAGCGGCGGAAGCGCGGTGGTAGATGAGCACAGTCCACAGCTGGTGGACAGTGGGGACTCCTATTTTCACACTGGTCATATTGAAGAGTATCCAATAGGGGCTGGAGGATGCAATAATATTCCTCCACCTATGGATGGTTTGCCATCAGAGGAGGATGATGGTAGTGATGATGGCGGCGGCCATGGCTACTTCTCTAATGTCTTTGTGGCGGCAGAGGAGCAACAGCATGAAGATGGAGAGCCTATTGGATGGTTCTGGTCTTAA